A region of Nocardioides alkalitolerans DNA encodes the following proteins:
- a CDS encoding TIGR03086 family metal-binding protein, with amino-acid sequence MTGPAGPAAAHRAAADHFGRLVAGVRDWDASSPVPEWTARDVVDHLVTWLPALLAPTVTLPAGPSAADDPVAAWTHHTTAVQALLDDPASADLVLPNPHIGDVPVPEAVDRFYTNDVFLHSWDLARAFGQQHGLDETRCAEVLAGMEPMEEMLRASGQFGPRQPVAADAPASDRLMAFLGRDPDWRP; translated from the coding sequence GTGACCGGCCCCGCCGGTCCTGCAGCGGCCCACCGCGCCGCCGCCGACCACTTCGGCCGGCTCGTGGCGGGGGTGCGCGACTGGGACGCGTCGTCGCCCGTCCCCGAGTGGACGGCGCGCGACGTCGTCGACCACCTCGTGACCTGGCTACCGGCCCTCCTCGCGCCCACGGTCACCCTGCCCGCGGGGCCGTCCGCGGCGGACGACCCGGTGGCGGCCTGGACCCACCACACGACCGCCGTGCAGGCCTTGCTCGACGATCCGGCCTCCGCCGACCTGGTGCTGCCGAACCCCCACATCGGCGACGTCCCGGTGCCGGAGGCGGTCGACCGCTTCTACACGAACGACGTGTTCCTCCACTCCTGGGACCTCGCCCGTGCCTTCGGGCAGCAGCACGGCCTCGACGAGACCCGCTGCGCCGAGGTCCTGGCCGGGATGGAGCCGATGGAGGAGATGCTGCGCGCCAGTGGCCAGTTCGGCCCCCGTCAGCCGGTGGCCGCCGACGCCCCGGCCTCCGACCGGCTCATGGCGTTCCTCGGCCGCGACCCCGACTGGCGCCCCTAG
- a CDS encoding metalloregulator ArsR/SmtB family transcription factor, whose translation MDDAQLDQAFAALSDPTRRDIVARLCDGDATVTEVAAPYAMSIQAVSKHLAVLEEAGLVRRTPVGRQRRCSVEPAALGAMTTWLDRHRRLVERRFRSLDLLLARTAPEEDPS comes from the coding sequence GTGGACGACGCACAGCTCGACCAGGCCTTCGCCGCGCTCAGCGACCCGACCCGCCGCGACATCGTGGCCCGCCTCTGCGACGGCGACGCCACCGTCACCGAGGTGGCCGCGCCGTACGCGATGTCGATCCAGGCCGTCTCCAAGCACCTCGCGGTGCTGGAGGAGGCGGGCCTCGTGCGACGCACCCCCGTCGGCCGCCAGCGCCGGTGCAGCGTCGAGCCAGCCGCGCTGGGCGCCATGACCACCTGGCTCGACCGGCACCGCCGGCTCGTCGAGCGCCGCTTCCGCTCGCTCGACCTGCTGCTCGCCCGCACCGCACCCGAGGAGGACCCGTCATGA
- a CDS encoding response regulator produces the protein MSDRLSDRTGPKVLVVDDEPALARALAINLRAHGWEVVTAADGRGALEAAASTHPDVVLLDLGLPDLDGTEVIAGLRGWTSVPIVVLSARQHGEDKVEALDLGADDYVTKPFAMNELLARLRAAVRRGAGPAAAPDPVVEVGDLAIDLARKKVARGGVDVRLTPTEWGFLEVLARNVGRLVTREQVLREVWGPGYEHETHYLRVYAAQLRGKLEADPAHPRHLVTSAGLGYTLEP, from the coding sequence ATGAGCGACCGGCTGAGCGACCGGACGGGTCCGAAGGTGCTCGTGGTCGACGACGAGCCGGCCCTGGCCCGCGCGCTGGCGATCAACCTCCGCGCCCACGGCTGGGAGGTCGTGACGGCCGCCGACGGCCGTGGGGCCCTGGAGGCCGCCGCCTCCACCCACCCCGACGTCGTGCTGCTCGACCTCGGGCTGCCGGACCTCGACGGCACCGAGGTCATCGCCGGACTGCGCGGGTGGACCTCCGTGCCCATCGTCGTGCTGTCGGCGCGGCAGCACGGCGAGGACAAGGTGGAGGCCCTCGACCTGGGGGCCGACGACTACGTGACGAAGCCGTTCGCGATGAACGAGCTGCTGGCGCGCCTGCGTGCCGCCGTACGGCGCGGGGCCGGCCCCGCCGCGGCCCCCGACCCGGTCGTCGAGGTCGGTGACCTCGCCATCGACCTCGCCCGCAAGAAGGTCGCGCGTGGCGGCGTCGACGTGCGGCTGACGCCGACGGAGTGGGGGTTCCTCGAGGTGCTCGCCCGCAACGTCGGTCGGCTGGTGACCCGTGAGCAGGTGCTGCGGGAGGTGTGGGGCCCGGGGTACGAGCACGAGACGCACTACCTGCGGGTCTACGCGGCGCAGCTGCGCGGCAAGCTCGAGGCCGACCCCGCGCACCCGCGGCACCTCGTCACGTCGGCGGGGCTGGGCTACACGCTCGAGCCCTGA
- a CDS encoding SRPBCC family protein gives MTQPTTTSHPEVAIVAPPGQPGLTITRELDAAPDRVFAAHVDPALFVRWIGPDDVATEVRSWDARTGGHWSYVGRRGDEELGFFGSFHEVRPAERIVQTFAFEGAVDAVSLDVLTLVPLPGGRTRLEVLAVHTSVEARDAMLASGMERGVVQGYRALDALLAGGVA, from the coding sequence ATGACCCAGCCCACCACCACGTCGCACCCCGAGGTCGCGATCGTCGCACCCCCCGGCCAGCCCGGCCTCACGATCACCCGCGAGCTCGACGCGGCCCCGGATCGCGTCTTCGCCGCCCACGTCGACCCCGCGCTCTTCGTGCGGTGGATCGGTCCCGACGACGTCGCCACCGAGGTGCGGTCGTGGGACGCGCGCACGGGCGGTCACTGGAGCTACGTCGGTCGCCGCGGCGACGAGGAGCTCGGTTTCTTCGGCTCCTTCCACGAGGTGCGTCCCGCGGAGCGGATCGTGCAGACCTTCGCCTTCGAGGGCGCCGTCGACGCGGTGAGCCTCGACGTGCTGACCCTCGTCCCGCTCCCCGGCGGACGCACCCGGCTGGAGGTGCTCGCCGTCCACACCTCCGTGGAGGCGCGCGACGCGATGCTCGCCAGCGGCATGGAGCGCGGCGTGGTCCAGGGCTACCGCGCGCTCGACGCGCTCCTCGCGGGCGGCGTCGCGTGA
- the fdhD gene encoding formate dehydrogenase accessory sulfurtransferase FdhD encodes MAGKRVKRVRARRVTPGEAGDPGASRTREEHLAVEEPLEMRVGGSSYAVTMRTPGDDFDLVAGFLVGDGVVRAGTDLTALRYCAGLGPDGLQTYNVVDAAVSPAALEASRHRERHVDGTSACGICGVASIDAVETTSSHDLTSDDTRIPTALLASLPEKLRAEQRDFDRTGGVHAAGLFRADGTTLVVREDVGRHNAVDKVVGWSLRNGLLPLRGTVLQVSGRASFELAQKAVMAGIPVLAAVSAPSSLAVDLARRSGLTLVGFSRGDRLTVYAGEERLAP; translated from the coding sequence ATGGCGGGGAAGCGGGTCAAGCGGGTGCGCGCGCGGCGGGTCACCCCCGGTGAGGCCGGTGATCCGGGGGCGAGCAGGACCCGCGAGGAGCACCTCGCCGTCGAGGAACCGCTGGAGATGCGCGTCGGCGGCAGCTCCTACGCCGTCACCATGCGCACCCCCGGCGACGACTTCGACCTGGTCGCGGGCTTCCTCGTCGGCGACGGCGTCGTGCGCGCGGGCACCGACCTGACGGCGCTGCGCTACTGCGCGGGCCTCGGTCCCGACGGCCTGCAGACCTACAACGTGGTCGACGCCGCGGTCTCCCCCGCCGCCCTCGAGGCGTCCCGGCACCGCGAGCGGCACGTCGACGGCACGAGCGCCTGCGGCATCTGCGGGGTCGCGTCGATCGACGCCGTCGAGACCACGTCGTCGCACGACCTGACCAGCGACGACACGCGGATCCCGACGGCCCTGCTGGCGAGCCTGCCGGAGAAGCTGCGCGCCGAGCAGCGCGACTTCGACCGCACCGGCGGCGTGCACGCGGCCGGCCTCTTCCGCGCCGACGGCACCACGCTGGTGGTCCGCGAGGACGTCGGGCGCCACAACGCCGTCGACAAGGTGGTGGGCTGGAGCCTCCGCAACGGGCTCCTGCCCCTGCGGGGCACCGTGCTCCAGGTCAGCGGCCGCGCGTCCTTCGAGCTCGCGCAGAAGGCGGTCATGGCCGGCATCCCGGTGCTCGCCGCCGTCAGCGCCCCGTCCTCGCTCGCGGTCGACCTCGCCCGCCGCAGCGGGCTCACCCTCGTGGGCTTCTCCCGCGGGGACCGCCTCACCGTGTACGCCGGCGAGGAGCGCCTGGCGCCGTGA